In one window of Deinococcus cellulosilyticus NBRC 106333 = KACC 11606 DNA:
- a CDS encoding HU family DNA-binding protein, translating to MAEKIAKTQLIDIIASKTKLSKKDAGEAISVALDAIVESLKEGKSVGLPGLGTLSVTNTKERQGVRPGTKERITIPSGKKIRFKVATTLKDEL from the coding sequence ATGGCTGAAAAAATCGCCAAAACCCAACTGATCGACATCATCGCCAGCAAGACCAAGCTCAGCAAAAAAGACGCAGGCGAAGCGATTTCCGTTGCCCTGGACGCCATTGTTGAATCCCTCAAAGAAGGCAAGAGTGTCGGTCTGCCCGGCCTCGGCACCCTGAGCGTCACCAACACCAAAGAGCGCCAGGGCGTGCGTCCCGGCACCAAAGAGCGCATCACCATCCCCTCCGGGAAGAAGATCCGCTTCAAAGTCGCCACCACCCTCAAAGACGAACTCTGA
- the rnhA gene encoding ribonuclease HI: protein MTAPVLSCIRPANPPTGEHVYLYCDGACDTQAGHGGWACILKYGNKEMELKGHSSETTNNRMELTALLEGLRVLKRPCVVMVVTDSQYLRNAFTQKWVLNWQRNGWKTASKEPVKNQDLWEELIALAKVHDLKFVWVKGHSGHEYNERVDKLAVEERLKLRVK from the coding sequence ATGACCGCTCCTGTTCTTTCCTGCATCCGTCCTGCCAACCCTCCCACCGGAGAGCACGTGTACCTGTATTGCGATGGGGCCTGTGACACCCAGGCCGGACACGGAGGCTGGGCCTGCATCCTCAAGTATGGCAACAAGGAAATGGAGCTGAAGGGCCATTCCAGTGAGACCACCAACAATCGCATGGAATTGACTGCACTGCTTGAAGGCCTCAGGGTGCTCAAGCGCCCCTGTGTGGTGATGGTGGTGACGGACAGCCAGTATTTGCGCAATGCTTTCACCCAGAAGTGGGTCCTGAACTGGCAGAGAAACGGATGGAAAACGGCCAGCAAAGAACCCGTGAAGAACCAGGACCTCTGGGAGGAATTGATCGCCCTGGCAAAAGTCCATGATCTGAAGTTCGTCTGGGTGAAGGGTCACTCTGGACACGAGTACAACGAGCGTGTGGACAAACTGGCTGTGGAGGAGCGCCTGAAGCTCCGGGTGAAGTGA
- a CDS encoding arsenate reductase ArsC, with protein sequence MSGSNTTRTQLAEALLKHHAGDRFEVFSAGLEAGTIHPHTRSVLQELGVQMQGQTPKYLRDYLGITFNHLITLTDEGEDAPIFPGVSTRLDWNVAKPQQHASIEDQLNAFRVVRNQLDLMVHNFVMDYDLFKLGVKVEQ encoded by the coding sequence ATGTCAGGCAGCAACACCACCCGCACCCAGTTGGCAGAAGCCCTGCTGAAACACCATGCAGGAGACCGCTTCGAGGTTTTCAGTGCAGGTCTGGAGGCTGGAACCATCCACCCACACACCCGCAGCGTTTTGCAGGAACTGGGTGTTCAAATGCAGGGACAGACCCCCAAATACCTCAGGGATTACCTGGGCATCACCTTCAACCACCTGATCACCCTCACAGATGAGGGAGAGGATGCCCCCATCTTTCCCGGGGTCAGCACCCGTCTGGACTGGAACGTTGCAAAGCCTCAACAGCATGCGTCCATCGAAGACCAGCTCAATGCATTCCGGGTGGTTCGCAACCAGCTTGACCTGATGGTTCACAACTTCGTGATGGACTACGACCTGTTCAAACTCGGGGTCAAAGTCGAGCAGTAA
- a CDS encoding 2-phosphosulfolactate phosphatase, with amino-acid sequence MRLRVDLLPHGEYPDTVIVVDVLRATTTATVFLEHHADRLLFSGSIEESLDLKSENTIVAGERGGLAVAGFDLGNSPIEAGTGSYAGKTVVMNTTNGTYAARVASESAKHVLLGALRNAHAAARKAKSLAVEEIAIVCSGERGRASLDDTYTAGVLCEYLLAMGEFTLNDGARIALTLRRQVGDPIEPLSSSSGGMSLESKGLGEDIRFCARISESTIVPTLQGSTDGQVIFVSG; translated from the coding sequence ATGCGCCTGCGTGTAGATCTGCTGCCCCACGGTGAATACCCGGACACCGTGATCGTGGTGGATGTGCTGCGTGCCACCACCACCGCCACCGTCTTTCTGGAACACCACGCAGACCGACTGCTTTTCTCCGGGAGCATCGAAGAATCGCTGGACCTGAAATCCGAGAACACCATCGTTGCAGGGGAACGGGGTGGCCTTGCCGTGGCAGGCTTCGACCTGGGAAACAGCCCGATTGAAGCAGGAACAGGCTCATACGCCGGCAAAACCGTGGTCATGAACACCACCAACGGCACTTACGCTGCCCGGGTGGCCTCTGAGAGCGCCAAGCACGTGCTGCTCGGAGCCCTGCGCAATGCCCACGCTGCCGCCCGCAAAGCCAAGAGCCTCGCTGTGGAAGAAATCGCCATTGTGTGCTCAGGCGAACGGGGTCGCGCCTCCCTGGATGACACCTACACCGCAGGGGTGTTGTGTGAGTACCTGCTGGCCATGGGCGAATTCACCCTCAACGACGGTGCCCGCATTGCCCTGACCCTGCGCAGACAGGTGGGAGACCCCATCGAACCCTTATCGAGCAGCTCTGGAGGCATGAGCCTGGAAAGCAAGGGCCTGGGAGAGGACATCCGTTTTTGTGCCCGCATCAGTGAAAGCACCATTGTACCCACCTTGCAGGGCAGCACAGATGGTCAGGTGATTTTTGTTTCGGGCTGA
- the rpe gene encoding ribulose-phosphate 3-epimerase: MTKLQIAPSILSADFSRLGQDLQEAEAAGASWVHIDVMDGQFVPNITIGPLIVEAVKRSCNLYRDVHLMIDRPERYIQDFVQAGAQNITVHAEATVHLHRTVHLIKELGAQAGVALNPGTSLEMIRPVLPDLDLALIMTVNPGFGGQKFIPASLERIRILRGWLDEVNPECHLEVDGGVNLQTVESVVRSGANILVAGSAVFNPSGIGRNFKALTEAACACV; the protein is encoded by the coding sequence GTGACCAAACTTCAGATTGCACCAAGCATCCTCTCTGCGGATTTCTCACGGCTCGGCCAGGACCTTCAGGAAGCTGAAGCGGCAGGCGCGTCGTGGGTGCACATCGATGTGATGGATGGCCAGTTCGTCCCCAACATCACCATCGGGCCTCTCATCGTCGAGGCCGTGAAACGCTCTTGCAACCTGTACCGGGACGTGCACCTGATGATTGACCGCCCTGAACGTTACATCCAGGATTTTGTGCAGGCCGGAGCCCAGAACATCACCGTGCACGCCGAGGCCACCGTACATTTGCACCGCACTGTGCACCTGATCAAGGAACTTGGGGCTCAGGCAGGTGTCGCCCTCAATCCTGGCACCTCCCTCGAAATGATCCGACCAGTGCTTCCCGATCTGGACCTCGCCCTGATCATGACCGTCAACCCTGGTTTTGGAGGTCAGAAGTTCATTCCTGCCTCTCTGGAACGCATCAGAATCCTCAGAGGCTGGCTGGATGAGGTGAACCCCGAATGCCACCTGGAAGTGGATGGAGGGGTGAACCTGCAGACCGTTGAAAGCGTGGTCCGCTCCGGGGCCAACATCCTGGTGGCCGGAAGTGCCGTCTTCAATCCCAGTGGCATTGGCAGGAACTTCAAAGCACTCACGGAGGCTGCATGCGCCTGCGTGTAG
- a CDS encoding M3 family metallopeptidase, which yields MSDNPLLSLGFDMPFEDIKPEHFEPAVDLLLEKAEQELQALIHIEGERTVNNTLKAYDRLGEGLYRVYGLLTHLNSVVTSPEIRAVLQAVQPKITAFYTRVSLSQELYQGLKDFAASAEGQSLTGAKRRLLELALDEFRRSGADLPADKKQRLEEINMRLSEITTKYSQNVVDSTAEFELIIEDESKLAGLPESARAAARQSAESKGKEGWRFTLAQPSYLPVMFYLDDAEIRKTMYLAFNQRGSNEPYNNEPLINEILALRKEKAQLLGYKNFADLVLEDRMAKNGDRALQFEQEMADKIRPVFQRENAELLEYRRALEGETAPELQPWDVSYYSEKLRKANYDFDEEALKPYFAVDKVMEGLFEITRRVYGVTIKEVSGVQVWHPEVKTYEIFNEEGQKLARFFADWFPRETKRSGAWMNSFMTGDRDGAFEPHLCLMCGNLTPAVGDQPALLTHSDVETIFHEWGHLIHHALSHVEVKSLAGTNVAWDFVELPSQIMENWAWEREALDLFAHHHQTGETIPEDLFEKMVAARNFRAANVAMRQLSFGTTDLMLHMQYQPDQDGSVLDYSRNLLGQFMPVQPGPEFKMITSFSHLFASPVGYGAGYYSYKWAEVLDADAFSRFRNEGIFNRATGQDFLDKILSRGASEDPAKLFRDFMGRDPDPNALLERSGLLV from the coding sequence ATGAGCGACAACCCCTTGCTGAGTCTCGGGTTTGACATGCCCTTTGAGGACATCAAACCCGAGCATTTCGAACCCGCTGTTGACCTTCTGCTTGAAAAAGCAGAGCAGGAGCTGCAAGCCCTGATCCACATTGAGGGTGAACGCACCGTCAACAACACGCTGAAAGCCTACGACCGTCTGGGCGAGGGGCTGTACCGGGTTTACGGCCTCTTGACCCACCTCAACTCGGTGGTGACCAGCCCCGAGATCCGTGCAGTGCTGCAAGCCGTGCAGCCCAAAATCACGGCTTTCTACACCCGGGTCAGCCTGTCCCAGGAACTCTATCAGGGCCTCAAGGATTTCGCGGCTTCTGCAGAGGGCCAGTCCCTGACCGGAGCCAAGCGCCGCCTGCTGGAACTTGCCCTGGATGAGTTCCGCAGAAGTGGCGCCGACCTTCCTGCAGACAAAAAACAACGCCTCGAAGAGATCAACATGCGCCTCTCGGAAATCACCACCAAATACAGCCAGAACGTGGTGGATTCCACCGCCGAGTTTGAACTCATCATCGAAGATGAGAGCAAACTTGCCGGTCTCCCTGAAAGTGCCCGTGCTGCTGCCAGACAGAGTGCTGAATCCAAAGGCAAAGAAGGCTGGCGATTCACCCTAGCACAACCCAGTTACCTGCCCGTGATGTTCTATCTGGACGATGCCGAGATCCGCAAGACCATGTACCTGGCCTTCAACCAGCGCGGCAGCAACGAGCCTTACAACAATGAACCCCTCATCAACGAGATTCTGGCCCTCCGCAAGGAGAAAGCACAGCTGCTGGGCTACAAGAACTTTGCAGACCTGGTTCTCGAGGACCGCATGGCCAAAAACGGGGACCGCGCCCTGCAATTCGAGCAGGAAATGGCCGACAAGATCCGTCCTGTCTTCCAGCGTGAAAACGCTGAACTGCTGGAGTACCGCCGTGCCCTCGAAGGCGAGACTGCCCCTGAGCTTCAGCCCTGGGATGTCAGCTATTACTCTGAGAAACTGCGCAAAGCCAACTATGACTTCGACGAGGAGGCCCTCAAGCCCTACTTCGCGGTAGACAAAGTGATGGAAGGCCTCTTTGAAATCACCCGCCGTGTGTATGGCGTGACCATCAAGGAAGTCTCGGGCGTGCAGGTCTGGCACCCCGAAGTGAAAACCTACGAAATCTTCAACGAAGAGGGCCAGAAGCTTGCCCGTTTCTTTGCCGACTGGTTCCCCCGTGAAACCAAACGCAGCGGAGCCTGGATGAACAGCTTCATGACCGGTGACCGCGATGGTGCATTCGAGCCCCACCTGTGCCTGATGTGCGGCAACCTGACCCCTGCCGTTGGAGATCAGCCTGCACTCTTGACCCACAGCGACGTGGAAACCATCTTCCACGAGTGGGGCCATCTGATCCACCACGCCCTCAGTCACGTGGAAGTGAAGAGCCTTGCAGGCACCAACGTGGCCTGGGACTTCGTGGAGCTCCCCTCCCAGATCATGGAGAACTGGGCCTGGGAAAGGGAAGCCCTGGACCTCTTTGCCCACCACCACCAGACCGGAGAGACCATCCCTGAAGACCTCTTCGAAAAGATGGTGGCTGCCCGCAACTTTCGCGCTGCCAATGTCGCCATGCGCCAGCTTTCCTTTGGCACCACCGACCTGATGCTGCACATGCAGTATCAACCCGATCAGGACGGCAGCGTGCTGGACTACAGCCGCAACCTGCTTGGCCAGTTCATGCCCGTGCAGCCCGGTCCGGAATTCAAGATGATCACCTCCTTCAGCCACCTGTTCGCCTCCCCTGTGGGTTATGGTGCTGGCTACTACTCCTACAAGTGGGCCGAGGTGCTCGACGCAGACGCCTTCAGCCGTTTCCGCAACGAGGGCATTTTCAACCGTGCCACCGGACAGGACTTCCTGGACAAAATCCTTTCCAGAGGGGCCAGTGAAGATCCGGCCAAGCTGTTCCGGGACTTCATGGGGCGCGACCCCGACCCCAACGCCCTGCTGGAGCGTTCTGGTCTGCTTGTCTGA
- the queA gene encoding tRNA preQ1(34) S-adenosylmethionine ribosyltransferase-isomerase QueA, protein MLDFELPEDLIAQTGVEPRDHSRLMVTRPDGTLEHRIFRDLLEYLKPGDVMVFNESRVIPARLFAKKATGGTIEVLLLREREHKVWSAYLKPARKATGTLFFGTGDIQAEVTGVLEDGARLLTFNEDIKPRLTELGTLPLPPYIQKSTIGERYQTVYAKTEGSVAAPTAGLHFTPELLAQIDALGVERHHLTLHVGAGTFKPISGSITEHVMHEEQFSISEETASAINRAKQEGRRVIAVGTTTVRALESAAQNGQVQAGEGETRIFIHPPYAFQVPDLLITNFHLPHSTLLLLVGAFAGEETIAHAYQTAIQERYRFYSLGDAMLLYRQQQDQHRGAEGAV, encoded by the coding sequence ATGCTGGATTTTGAGCTGCCAGAAGACCTCATCGCCCAGACCGGGGTGGAACCCCGCGACCACAGCAGACTGATGGTGACCAGACCGGACGGTACGCTGGAGCACCGCATCTTCCGGGACCTGCTGGAATACCTGAAGCCCGGGGATGTGATGGTCTTCAATGAATCCCGGGTCATTCCTGCCCGACTTTTTGCGAAGAAAGCCACCGGAGGGACCATTGAGGTCCTGCTGCTGCGCGAAAGAGAACACAAGGTGTGGAGCGCCTACCTCAAGCCTGCCCGCAAAGCCACAGGCACCCTCTTTTTCGGAACTGGGGACATCCAGGCCGAGGTGACCGGGGTGCTGGAGGATGGTGCCCGCCTGCTGACCTTCAATGAGGACATCAAACCCAGACTGACCGAACTCGGGACCCTGCCTCTCCCTCCCTACATCCAGAAGTCCACCATTGGCGAACGCTACCAGACGGTATACGCGAAAACAGAAGGGAGTGTTGCGGCTCCAACAGCTGGACTGCATTTCACTCCAGAACTGCTGGCCCAGATTGATGCACTCGGGGTGGAGCGCCATCACCTGACCCTGCATGTCGGGGCAGGCACCTTCAAACCCATCTCGGGCAGCATCACCGAGCATGTGATGCACGAAGAGCAGTTTTCCATTTCCGAAGAAACCGCTTCTGCCATCAACAGGGCAAAACAGGAAGGTCGCAGGGTGATTGCTGTCGGGACCACCACGGTCAGGGCACTTGAAAGTGCTGCCCAGAATGGACAGGTGCAGGCTGGAGAAGGGGAGACCCGCATCTTCATTCACCCCCCTTATGCCTTTCAGGTGCCAGACCTGCTCATCACCAACTTCCACCTGCCACACTCGACTTTGCTTCTGCTGGTCGGTGCTTTTGCAGGGGAAGAAACCATTGCCCATGCCTACCAGACGGCCATTCAGGAGCGGTACCGTTTCTACAGTCTGGGAGACGCCATGCTGCTTTACAGACAGCAACAGGATCAGCACAGAGGTGCTGAAGGTGCAGTGTAG
- a CDS encoding LabA-like NYN domain-containing protein: MFITDKPRVGVFIDTQNLYHSARDYYERTVNFERVLEYALQGRHLVRAISYVVEKEGDTSAWPFIYKLSTLGYKVRRMTLQYHHTTEQGKVIWEGNWDMGIVADMMRLIDSLDVIVLGSGDGDFADVLEVFMERGKRVEVIAFKETTAQKLIDCVDKFTHLVDIDHGLMPIKGSKNSPATQV, from the coding sequence ATGTTCATCACCGACAAACCGAGAGTTGGCGTTTTTATCGACACCCAGAACCTGTACCACTCCGCGCGCGACTACTACGAAAGGACCGTGAATTTTGAACGGGTCCTGGAGTATGCTTTGCAGGGCCGCCATCTGGTGCGGGCCATCAGTTACGTGGTGGAAAAAGAGGGGGACACCAGCGCATGGCCTTTCATCTACAAGCTCAGCACCTTGGGCTACAAGGTGCGGCGCATGACCCTGCAGTACCACCACACCACCGAGCAGGGCAAGGTCATCTGGGAAGGCAACTGGGACATGGGCATCGTGGCGGACATGATGCGCCTGATCGACAGCCTGGATGTGATCGTGCTGGGCAGCGGAGACGGCGATTTTGCCGATGTGCTTGAGGTCTTCATGGAGCGTGGCAAGCGCGTGGAAGTGATTGCCTTCAAGGAAACCACCGCCCAGAAACTGATTGACTGTGTGGACAAGTTCACCCACCTGGTGGACATTGATCACGGCCTGATGCCCATCAAGGGCAGCAAGAACAGCCCTGCCACCCAGGTTTAA
- a CDS encoding HD domain-containing phosphohydrolase, with the protein MEQSVYTILLVSPKAPPRWSAAGVNLIWQTSLDEVPSEKIHLLLLDVEHFPHLLHQARSVFPLCPTITLGSSLTQASCLSLELPLPDFEGFTPALYQRLLVLYQEHLELTERINEELNALNLQLLQNGTGDFYVHLLESAVRLVPGAQAGALIGLDPDGQYSFKATLGYDFAGLSRIRFTPQQIIGTENELPRTSNLLKFREFNRGKLDPETEKILRESGRIDEIQVSLSTQVRVKDRLAAVLNLENFDSEDAFTPDAIRIAESFADRAALLVQRYMLEWQVQERAHRYKLLSELSAHIETMNTPHEVAETALGTLMQLSQYELFVYYERLAHGWQLQAFRHSVPLPFDPSLLMNLNLHDFDRLPRSVTSREVLDIPDFQNVIDPSPDLLQLGLKSTLLAPVQVQGRVMGVMVLCTFSGHREAKSSEIQVVKFILGRLQNAFERRTYLEQVESTREATLRTLGLALEYRDFETRGHTDRVVDLCERFALRLGLPEEERTELRWGAYLHDVGKIGIPDAILLKPGKLTPEERLKIQEHTLIGAEICMQMPLLPDLTRAVVRSHHEWWDGSGYPDNLLAEQTSLLARIFTIVDVFDALTTERPYKNAWPIPNTLVHMEKLSGKQFDPALLPVFIDLICDLYGVSRVP; encoded by the coding sequence ATGGAGCAAAGCGTTTACACGATTCTGCTGGTGAGTCCCAAAGCACCTCCCCGGTGGTCCGCAGCAGGCGTAAACCTGATCTGGCAGACCTCACTGGATGAGGTTCCTTCTGAAAAAATCCACCTGCTGCTGCTCGATGTGGAACACTTTCCCCATCTGCTTCATCAGGCCCGTTCAGTTTTCCCGCTGTGTCCCACCATAACGCTGGGAAGCAGTCTGACACAAGCGAGTTGTTTAAGCTTGGAGCTGCCCCTGCCTGATTTTGAGGGCTTTACCCCGGCACTCTACCAGAGGCTGCTGGTCCTGTACCAGGAGCATCTGGAGCTGACCGAACGCATCAATGAGGAACTGAATGCCCTGAACTTGCAACTCCTGCAAAACGGCACCGGGGATTTTTACGTGCACCTGCTGGAAAGCGCTGTGCGCCTGGTGCCCGGAGCGCAGGCGGGGGCCCTGATTGGACTGGACCCGGATGGGCAGTACAGTTTCAAGGCCACCCTGGGGTACGACTTTGCCGGGCTTTCCCGCATCCGGTTCACCCCACAGCAGATCATCGGCACTGAAAACGAACTTCCCAGAACCAGCAACCTGCTGAAGTTCAGGGAATTCAACCGTGGAAAGCTGGACCCGGAGACCGAAAAAATCCTGCGGGAATCGGGCCGGATCGATGAAATCCAGGTCAGCCTCTCCACGCAGGTCAGGGTCAAAGACCGTCTGGCTGCAGTGCTGAACCTGGAAAACTTCGACTCTGAAGATGCCTTTACCCCGGATGCCATCCGCATTGCAGAGTCCTTTGCCGACCGTGCAGCCCTGCTGGTGCAGCGTTACATGCTGGAATGGCAGGTTCAGGAACGGGCCCACCGATACAAGCTGCTCAGCGAGCTCTCTGCCCACATCGAAACCATGAACACCCCCCATGAGGTGGCAGAAACCGCGCTTGGGACGCTGATGCAGCTCTCGCAGTATGAACTTTTTGTTTATTACGAACGACTGGCCCACGGCTGGCAGTTGCAGGCATTTCGGCACTCGGTGCCTCTCCCTTTTGATCCTTCCCTTTTGATGAACCTCAACCTGCATGATTTTGACCGCCTTCCCCGTTCGGTGACCTCCAGGGAGGTGCTGGACATTCCTGATTTTCAGAATGTGATCGATCCCAGTCCAGATCTGCTGCAGTTGGGCCTGAAAAGCACACTGCTTGCTCCTGTTCAGGTGCAGGGTCGGGTGATGGGTGTGATGGTGCTGTGCACATTTTCAGGGCATCGGGAAGCCAAATCCAGCGAGATTCAGGTGGTGAAGTTCATTCTGGGCCGGTTGCAGAATGCTTTTGAACGCCGCACCTATCTGGAACAGGTGGAGTCCACCCGCGAAGCCACCCTGCGTACGCTGGGTCTGGCTCTGGAGTACCGGGACTTTGAAACCAGAGGCCACACCGACCGGGTGGTGGACCTGTGCGAGCGTTTTGCCCTGCGCCTTGGTCTGCCCGAAGAGGAACGCACCGAGTTGCGCTGGGGAGCCTACTTGCACGATGTCGGTAAAATTGGCATTCCCGACGCCATTCTGCTGAAACCTGGAAAACTCACCCCTGAAGAGCGCCTCAAAATCCAGGAGCACACCCTGATTGGAGCTGAAATCTGCATGCAGATGCCTCTGCTGCCAGACCTGACCCGTGCCGTGGTGCGCAGCCACCATGAATGGTGGGATGGCTCTGGCTACCCCGACAATCTGCTGGCAGAGCAGACCTCACTGCTGGCTCGCATCTTCACCATTGTGGATGTGTTTGATGCCCTGACCACCGAGAGGCCCTACAAAAACGCCTGGCCCATTCCGAACACCCTGGTCCACATGGAAAAGCTCTCGGGCAAGCAATTTGATCCTGCCCTCCTTCCAGTGTTCATCGACCTGATCTGTGACCTGTATGGAGTGAGCCGGGTGCCCTGA